A region of Caretta caretta isolate rCarCar2 chromosome 26, rCarCar1.hap1, whole genome shotgun sequence DNA encodes the following proteins:
- the ASH2L gene encoding set1/Ash2 histone methyltransferase complex subunit ASH2 isoform X3, producing MTNYSFHCNVCHHSGNTYFLRKQANLKEMCLSALANLTWQSRTQDEHPKTMFSKDKDIIPFIDKYWECMTTRQRPGKMTWPNNIVKTMCKERDVFLVKEHPDPGSKDPEDDYPKFGLLDQDLANIGPAYDNQKQSNAVSASGSLNGGASLGGGIPAGGSGKGRGAKRKQQDGGTTGTAKKTRSDPLFSAQRLPPHGYPLEHPFNKDGYRYILAEPDPHAPDPEKLELDCWAGKPIPGDLYRACLYERVLLALHDRAPQLKISDDRLTVIGEKGYSMVRASHGVRKGDWYFEISVDEMPPDTAARLGWSQPLGNLQAPLGYDKFSYSWRSKKGTKFHQSIGKHYSAGYGQGDVLGFYISLPEDTETAKSLPDTYKDKALIKFKSYLYFEEKDFVDKAEKSLKQTPGSQIIFYKNGVSQGVAFKEIFEGVYFPAISLYKGCTVSVNFGPYFKYPPRDITYRPLSDMGWGAVVEHTLADVLYHVETEVDGRRSPPWEP from the exons ATGACCAACTACAGTTTCCATTGCAATGTCTGCCATCACAGTGGGAACACATACTTTCTAAGAAAACAAGCAA atctgAAGGAAATGTGCCTTAGTGCTCTGGCCAACTTGACGTGGCAGTCAAGGACACAAGATGAGCACCCAAAAACTATGTTCTCAAAAGACAAG gatatTATACCATTTATTGACAAGTACTGGGAGTGTATGACAACTAGACAGAGACCTGGAAAAATGACTTGGCCAAATAACATTGTAAAAACAATG TGTAAAGAAAGGGATGTGTTCTTGGTGAAAGAGCATCCAGACCCAGGTAGTAAAGATCCAGAGGACGATTATCCAAAGTTTGGGCTACTAGATCAG gaCCTTGCTAATATTGGTCCAGCGTACGATAACCAGAAGCAGAGCAATGCTGTATCTGCTAGTGGAAGCTTAAATG GTGGAGCCTCTTTGGGAG GGGGCATTCCAGCAGGAGGTagtgggaaaggaagaggagcaaAACGCAAACAGCAAGATGGAGGGACCACAGGAACAGCCAAGAAAACCAGAAG TGACCCCTTGTTTTCTGCTCAGCGCCTGCCACCTCACGGTTACCCTCTGGAGCACCCCTTTAATAAAGATGGATATCGTTACATTCTGGCTGAGCCTGACCCCCATGCGCCTGATCCAGAGAAACTGGAGCTAGACTGCTGGGCAGGAAAACCTATTCCTGGAGATCTCTACAGAGCATGCCTATATGAACGAGTCCTCCTAGCATTGCATGACCGAG CACCTCAGCTAAAGATCTCCGATGACAGACTGACCGTTATTGGAGAGAAAGGATACTCTATGGTACGAGCCTCGCATGGGGTGCGGAAGGGAGACTGGTACTTTGAGATATCTGTGGATGAGATGCCTCCAGACACAGCTGCCAGACTTGGCTGGTCGCAGCCACTAG GGAACCTTCAGGCTCCCCTAGGCTATGACAAGTTCAGTTACTCCTGGCGCAGCAAGAAGGGAACAAAGTTTCATCAGTCCATAGGCAAACACTATTCAGCTGGCTATGGGCAAGGAGATGTACTGGGTTTTTATATCAGTCTTCCTGAAGACACAGAGACTGCAAAGTCACTGCCTGATACCTATAAAGATAAG GCTTTGATCAAGTTCAAAAGTTACTTGTATTTTGAAGAGAAGGACTTTGTGGATAAAGCAGAGAAAAGCCTAAAGCAAACTCCTGGAAGCCAA ATAATCTTCTATAAAAATGGTGTCAGCCAAGGAGTTGCCTTTAAAGAGATTTTTGAAGGTGTTTATTTCCCGGCCATTTCTTTGTATAAGGGCTGCACG GTTTCAGTAAACTTTGGACCGTACTTCAAATACCCTCCAAGAGATATCACTTACCGTCCC CTAAGCGACATGGGCTGGGGTGCTGTTGTAGAGCACACATTGGCAGATGTCCTGTATCATGTGGAGACCGAAGTTGATGGAAGACGAAGCCCACCGTGGGAGCCCTAG
- the ASH2L gene encoding set1/Ash2 histone methyltransferase complex subunit ASH2 isoform X1 produces the protein MAAAGATAAAAPEEGEAAEAAAVAPAGDPPGPPEQGAGDSETGGDTTLVDVTAGLETESSNGKDPLEGAGDSSEVLDTQPGSVDEENGRQLGEIELQCGICTKWFTADTFGIDTTSCLPFMTNYSFHCNVCHHSGNTYFLRKQANLKEMCLSALANLTWQSRTQDEHPKTMFSKDKDIIPFIDKYWECMTTRQRPGKMTWPNNIVKTMCKERDVFLVKEHPDPGSKDPEDDYPKFGLLDQDLANIGPAYDNQKQSNAVSASGSLNGGASLGGGIPAGGSGKGRGAKRKQQDGGTTGTAKKTRSDPLFSAQRLPPHGYPLEHPFNKDGYRYILAEPDPHAPDPEKLELDCWAGKPIPGDLYRACLYERVLLALHDRAPQLKISDDRLTVIGEKGYSMVRASHGVRKGDWYFEISVDEMPPDTAARLGWSQPLGNLQAPLGYDKFSYSWRSKKGTKFHQSIGKHYSAGYGQGDVLGFYISLPEDTETAKSLPDTYKDKALIKFKSYLYFEEKDFVDKAEKSLKQTPGSQIIFYKNGVSQGVAFKEIFEGVYFPAISLYKGCTVSVNFGPYFKYPPRDITYRPLSDMGWGAVVEHTLADVLYHVETEVDGRRSPPWEP, from the exons ATGGCGGCGGCGGGAGCAACCGCGGCGGCGGCGCCGGAGGAGGGGGAGGCGGCGGAGGCGGCGGCCGTGGCCCCGGCCGGggaccccccgggaccccccgaGCAGGGCGCCGGGGACTCCGAGACCGG GGGGGACACCACCCTGGTCGATGTCACCGCCGGCCTGGAGACCGAGTCCTCTAATGGGAAGGATCCCCTA GAAGGTGCTGGGGACAGTTCTGAAGTCTTGGACACTCAGCCGGGTTCAGTGGATGAAGAGAATGGGCGACAGCTTGGAGAGATAGAGCTGCAGTGCGGGATTTGTACAAAGTGGTTCACAGCGGACACCTTTGGCATTGATACTAC ATCATGTCTGCCTTTCATGACCAACTACAGTTTCCATTGCAATGTCTGCCATCACAGTGGGAACACATACTTTCTAAGAAAACAAGCAA atctgAAGGAAATGTGCCTTAGTGCTCTGGCCAACTTGACGTGGCAGTCAAGGACACAAGATGAGCACCCAAAAACTATGTTCTCAAAAGACAAG gatatTATACCATTTATTGACAAGTACTGGGAGTGTATGACAACTAGACAGAGACCTGGAAAAATGACTTGGCCAAATAACATTGTAAAAACAATG TGTAAAGAAAGGGATGTGTTCTTGGTGAAAGAGCATCCAGACCCAGGTAGTAAAGATCCAGAGGACGATTATCCAAAGTTTGGGCTACTAGATCAG gaCCTTGCTAATATTGGTCCAGCGTACGATAACCAGAAGCAGAGCAATGCTGTATCTGCTAGTGGAAGCTTAAATG GTGGAGCCTCTTTGGGAG GGGGCATTCCAGCAGGAGGTagtgggaaaggaagaggagcaaAACGCAAACAGCAAGATGGAGGGACCACAGGAACAGCCAAGAAAACCAGAAG TGACCCCTTGTTTTCTGCTCAGCGCCTGCCACCTCACGGTTACCCTCTGGAGCACCCCTTTAATAAAGATGGATATCGTTACATTCTGGCTGAGCCTGACCCCCATGCGCCTGATCCAGAGAAACTGGAGCTAGACTGCTGGGCAGGAAAACCTATTCCTGGAGATCTCTACAGAGCATGCCTATATGAACGAGTCCTCCTAGCATTGCATGACCGAG CACCTCAGCTAAAGATCTCCGATGACAGACTGACCGTTATTGGAGAGAAAGGATACTCTATGGTACGAGCCTCGCATGGGGTGCGGAAGGGAGACTGGTACTTTGAGATATCTGTGGATGAGATGCCTCCAGACACAGCTGCCAGACTTGGCTGGTCGCAGCCACTAG GGAACCTTCAGGCTCCCCTAGGCTATGACAAGTTCAGTTACTCCTGGCGCAGCAAGAAGGGAACAAAGTTTCATCAGTCCATAGGCAAACACTATTCAGCTGGCTATGGGCAAGGAGATGTACTGGGTTTTTATATCAGTCTTCCTGAAGACACAGAGACTGCAAAGTCACTGCCTGATACCTATAAAGATAAG GCTTTGATCAAGTTCAAAAGTTACTTGTATTTTGAAGAGAAGGACTTTGTGGATAAAGCAGAGAAAAGCCTAAAGCAAACTCCTGGAAGCCAA ATAATCTTCTATAAAAATGGTGTCAGCCAAGGAGTTGCCTTTAAAGAGATTTTTGAAGGTGTTTATTTCCCGGCCATTTCTTTGTATAAGGGCTGCACG GTTTCAGTAAACTTTGGACCGTACTTCAAATACCCTCCAAGAGATATCACTTACCGTCCC CTAAGCGACATGGGCTGGGGTGCTGTTGTAGAGCACACATTGGCAGATGTCCTGTATCATGTGGAGACCGAAGTTGATGGAAGACGAAGCCCACCGTGGGAGCCCTAG
- the ASH2L gene encoding set1/Ash2 histone methyltransferase complex subunit ASH2 isoform X2, protein MAAAGATAAAAPEEGEAAEAAAVAPAGDPPGPPEQGAGDSETGGDTTLVDVTAGLETESSNGKDPLEGAGDSSEVLDTQPGSVDEENGRQLGEIELQCGICTKWFTADTFGIDTTSCLPFMTNYSFHCNVCHHSGNTYFLRKQANLKEMCLSALANLTWQSRTQDEHPKTMFSKDKDIIPFIDKYWECMTTRQRPGKMTWPNNIVKTMCKERDVFLVKEHPDPGSKDPEDDYPKFGLLDQDLANIGPAYDNQKQSNAVSASGSLNGGIPAGGSGKGRGAKRKQQDGGTTGTAKKTRSDPLFSAQRLPPHGYPLEHPFNKDGYRYILAEPDPHAPDPEKLELDCWAGKPIPGDLYRACLYERVLLALHDRAPQLKISDDRLTVIGEKGYSMVRASHGVRKGDWYFEISVDEMPPDTAARLGWSQPLGNLQAPLGYDKFSYSWRSKKGTKFHQSIGKHYSAGYGQGDVLGFYISLPEDTETAKSLPDTYKDKALIKFKSYLYFEEKDFVDKAEKSLKQTPGSQIIFYKNGVSQGVAFKEIFEGVYFPAISLYKGCTVSVNFGPYFKYPPRDITYRPLSDMGWGAVVEHTLADVLYHVETEVDGRRSPPWEP, encoded by the exons ATGGCGGCGGCGGGAGCAACCGCGGCGGCGGCGCCGGAGGAGGGGGAGGCGGCGGAGGCGGCGGCCGTGGCCCCGGCCGGggaccccccgggaccccccgaGCAGGGCGCCGGGGACTCCGAGACCGG GGGGGACACCACCCTGGTCGATGTCACCGCCGGCCTGGAGACCGAGTCCTCTAATGGGAAGGATCCCCTA GAAGGTGCTGGGGACAGTTCTGAAGTCTTGGACACTCAGCCGGGTTCAGTGGATGAAGAGAATGGGCGACAGCTTGGAGAGATAGAGCTGCAGTGCGGGATTTGTACAAAGTGGTTCACAGCGGACACCTTTGGCATTGATACTAC ATCATGTCTGCCTTTCATGACCAACTACAGTTTCCATTGCAATGTCTGCCATCACAGTGGGAACACATACTTTCTAAGAAAACAAGCAA atctgAAGGAAATGTGCCTTAGTGCTCTGGCCAACTTGACGTGGCAGTCAAGGACACAAGATGAGCACCCAAAAACTATGTTCTCAAAAGACAAG gatatTATACCATTTATTGACAAGTACTGGGAGTGTATGACAACTAGACAGAGACCTGGAAAAATGACTTGGCCAAATAACATTGTAAAAACAATG TGTAAAGAAAGGGATGTGTTCTTGGTGAAAGAGCATCCAGACCCAGGTAGTAAAGATCCAGAGGACGATTATCCAAAGTTTGGGCTACTAGATCAG gaCCTTGCTAATATTGGTCCAGCGTACGATAACCAGAAGCAGAGCAATGCTGTATCTGCTAGTGGAAGCTTAAATG GGGGCATTCCAGCAGGAGGTagtgggaaaggaagaggagcaaAACGCAAACAGCAAGATGGAGGGACCACAGGAACAGCCAAGAAAACCAGAAG TGACCCCTTGTTTTCTGCTCAGCGCCTGCCACCTCACGGTTACCCTCTGGAGCACCCCTTTAATAAAGATGGATATCGTTACATTCTGGCTGAGCCTGACCCCCATGCGCCTGATCCAGAGAAACTGGAGCTAGACTGCTGGGCAGGAAAACCTATTCCTGGAGATCTCTACAGAGCATGCCTATATGAACGAGTCCTCCTAGCATTGCATGACCGAG CACCTCAGCTAAAGATCTCCGATGACAGACTGACCGTTATTGGAGAGAAAGGATACTCTATGGTACGAGCCTCGCATGGGGTGCGGAAGGGAGACTGGTACTTTGAGATATCTGTGGATGAGATGCCTCCAGACACAGCTGCCAGACTTGGCTGGTCGCAGCCACTAG GGAACCTTCAGGCTCCCCTAGGCTATGACAAGTTCAGTTACTCCTGGCGCAGCAAGAAGGGAACAAAGTTTCATCAGTCCATAGGCAAACACTATTCAGCTGGCTATGGGCAAGGAGATGTACTGGGTTTTTATATCAGTCTTCCTGAAGACACAGAGACTGCAAAGTCACTGCCTGATACCTATAAAGATAAG GCTTTGATCAAGTTCAAAAGTTACTTGTATTTTGAAGAGAAGGACTTTGTGGATAAAGCAGAGAAAAGCCTAAAGCAAACTCCTGGAAGCCAA ATAATCTTCTATAAAAATGGTGTCAGCCAAGGAGTTGCCTTTAAAGAGATTTTTGAAGGTGTTTATTTCCCGGCCATTTCTTTGTATAAGGGCTGCACG GTTTCAGTAAACTTTGGACCGTACTTCAAATACCCTCCAAGAGATATCACTTACCGTCCC CTAAGCGACATGGGCTGGGGTGCTGTTGTAGAGCACACATTGGCAGATGTCCTGTATCATGTGGAGACCGAAGTTGATGGAAGACGAAGCCCACCGTGGGAGCCCTAG
- the STAR gene encoding steroidogenic acute regulatory protein, mitochondrial isoform X2, whose protein sequence is MRRVWPWPPAGLGLRRQAAVAISQELNKLAFAGPGPSKWINQVRRRSSLLSSRLEEKPFSEVEMSYIKQGEEALQKSLSILGEQDGWKTETIAGNGDKVLSKMLPDVGKVFRLEVVVDQPLNSVYDELVERMEQMGDWNPSIKEIKILQKIGKDTVITHETAAATPGNVVGPRDFVSVRCSRRRGSTCVLAGMATNYGAMPEQKGFIRAENGPTCMVLHPLPENPSQTKLTWLLSIDLKGWLPKTIINQVLSQTQVDFANHLRKRLATPTAVSC, encoded by the exons ATGAGAAGGGTTTGGCCTTGGCCCCCCGCAGGCCTGG GCTTGAGGAGGCAGGCTGCTGTTGCCATCAGCCAGGAACTGAATAAACTCGCCTTTGCTGGCCCTGGTCCCAGTAAATGGATCAACCAAGTTCGCAGGAGGAGCTCCTTACTTA GCTCCAGGTTGGAGGAGAAGCCGTTCAGTGAAGTGGAGATGTCCTACATTAAACAGGGAGAGGAAGCCCTTCAGAAATCGCTCAGCATCCTCGGGGAACAGGATGGCTGGAAAACTGAGACCATAGCG GGGAATGGGGACAAAGTGCTGAGCAAGATGCTCCCAGACGTTGGGAAGGTATTTCGGCTAGAGGTGGTTGTGGACCAGCCCTTGAACTCTGTGTATGATGAGTTGGTGGAAAGAATGGAGCAGATGGGAGACTGGAATCCAAGCATCAAGGAAATCAAG ATTCTCCAGAAGATTGGGAAAGATACTGTGATAACCCATGAGACTGCTGCGGCCACGCCTGGCAATGTGGTGGGACCACGGGACTTCGTCAGCGTGCGGTGTTCTAGAAGACGTGGCTCAACGTGTGTCCTGGCAGGGATGGCCACAAACTATGGAGCGATGCCAGAACAGAAGGGATTTATAAG AGCTGAGAACGGTCCCACCTGTATGGTTCTCCATCCACTGCCTGAAAATCCTTCACAGACCAAGTTAACCTGGCTACTCAGCATTGACCTAAAG GGCTGGCTGCCTAAGACAATAATCAACCAAGTCCTTTCCCAGACCCAGGTGGACTTTGCCAACCACCTGCGCAAGCGCTTGGCTACTCCAACTGCTGTCAGCTGCTGA
- the STAR gene encoding steroidogenic acute regulatory protein, mitochondrial isoform X1, translated as MLPATFKLCAGISYRHLRNMTGLRRQAAVAISQELNKLAFAGPGPSKWINQVRRRSSLLSSRLEEKPFSEVEMSYIKQGEEALQKSLSILGEQDGWKTETIAGNGDKVLSKMLPDVGKVFRLEVVVDQPLNSVYDELVERMEQMGDWNPSIKEIKILQKIGKDTVITHETAAATPGNVVGPRDFVSVRCSRRRGSTCVLAGMATNYGAMPEQKGFIRAENGPTCMVLHPLPENPSQTKLTWLLSIDLKGWLPKTIINQVLSQTQVDFANHLRKRLATPTAVSC; from the exons atgctgccagCAACTTTCAAACTGTGTGCCGGGATCTCCTATAGGCATCTGCGCAACATGACCG GCTTGAGGAGGCAGGCTGCTGTTGCCATCAGCCAGGAACTGAATAAACTCGCCTTTGCTGGCCCTGGTCCCAGTAAATGGATCAACCAAGTTCGCAGGAGGAGCTCCTTACTTA GCTCCAGGTTGGAGGAGAAGCCGTTCAGTGAAGTGGAGATGTCCTACATTAAACAGGGAGAGGAAGCCCTTCAGAAATCGCTCAGCATCCTCGGGGAACAGGATGGCTGGAAAACTGAGACCATAGCG GGGAATGGGGACAAAGTGCTGAGCAAGATGCTCCCAGACGTTGGGAAGGTATTTCGGCTAGAGGTGGTTGTGGACCAGCCCTTGAACTCTGTGTATGATGAGTTGGTGGAAAGAATGGAGCAGATGGGAGACTGGAATCCAAGCATCAAGGAAATCAAG ATTCTCCAGAAGATTGGGAAAGATACTGTGATAACCCATGAGACTGCTGCGGCCACGCCTGGCAATGTGGTGGGACCACGGGACTTCGTCAGCGTGCGGTGTTCTAGAAGACGTGGCTCAACGTGTGTCCTGGCAGGGATGGCCACAAACTATGGAGCGATGCCAGAACAGAAGGGATTTATAAG AGCTGAGAACGGTCCCACCTGTATGGTTCTCCATCCACTGCCTGAAAATCCTTCACAGACCAAGTTAACCTGGCTACTCAGCATTGACCTAAAG GGCTGGCTGCCTAAGACAATAATCAACCAAGTCCTTTCCCAGACCCAGGTGGACTTTGCCAACCACCTGCGCAAGCGCTTGGCTACTCCAACTGCTGTCAGCTGCTGA